The Enterobacter kobei genome has a segment encoding these proteins:
- the glpK gene encoding glycerol kinase GlpK: MTEKKYIVALDQGTTSSRAVVMDHDANIVSVSQREFEQIYPRPGWVEHDPMEIWASQSSTLVEVLAKADISSDEIAAIGITNQRETTIVWERETGKPIYNAIVWQCRRTSEICEQLKRDGMEEYVRSATGLVVDPYFSGTKVKWILDHVEGSRERAKRGELLFGTVDTWLIWKMTQGRVHVTDYTNASRTMLFNINTLEWDDKMLDALDIPRAMLPEVRKSSEVYGQTNIGGKGGTRIPIAGIAGDQQAALFGQLCVKEGMAKNTYGTGCFMLMNTGEKAVKSENGLLTTIACGPRGEVNYALEGAVFMAGASIQWLRDEMKLISDAFDSEYFATKVKDTNGVYVVPAFTGLGAPYWDPYARGAIFGLTRGVNSNHIIRATLESIAYQTRDVLEAMQADSGIRLHALRVDGGAVANNFLMQFQSDILGTRVERPEVREVTALGAAYLAGLAVGFWQNLDELQEKAVIEREFRPGIETTERNFRYSGWKKAVKRALAWEEHDE; encoded by the coding sequence ATGACCGAAAAAAAATATATCGTTGCGCTCGACCAGGGCACTACCAGCTCCCGCGCTGTCGTAATGGATCATGACGCGAACATTGTCAGCGTGTCTCAACGTGAATTTGAGCAAATTTACCCTCGTCCAGGCTGGGTAGAACATGACCCAATGGAGATCTGGGCTTCACAAAGCTCAACGCTGGTTGAAGTACTGGCGAAAGCCGATATCAGTTCCGACGAGATTGCCGCTATCGGTATTACCAACCAGCGTGAAACGACGATTGTCTGGGAACGCGAAACCGGTAAGCCTATCTACAACGCTATTGTCTGGCAGTGCCGCCGTACCTCAGAAATCTGTGAACAGCTGAAGCGTGACGGGATGGAAGAGTACGTGCGCAGCGCCACCGGTCTGGTGGTTGACCCGTACTTCTCCGGCACCAAAGTGAAGTGGATCCTCGACCACGTGGAAGGTTCACGCGAACGAGCAAAACGCGGCGAGCTGCTGTTCGGAACCGTTGATACCTGGCTTATCTGGAAGATGACCCAGGGACGTGTTCACGTCACCGACTACACCAACGCCTCGCGTACCATGCTGTTCAACATCAACACCCTGGAGTGGGATGACAAGATGCTGGACGCGCTGGATATCCCACGCGCGATGCTGCCTGAAGTGCGCAAGTCTTCAGAAGTCTACGGTCAGACCAACATTGGCGGTAAAGGCGGCACCCGTATTCCTATCGCCGGTATCGCCGGTGACCAGCAGGCGGCACTGTTCGGCCAGCTGTGCGTCAAAGAAGGGATGGCGAAGAACACCTACGGCACCGGCTGCTTTATGCTGATGAATACCGGTGAGAAAGCGGTGAAATCAGAAAACGGCCTGCTGACCACCATCGCCTGCGGCCCTCGCGGTGAAGTGAACTACGCCCTGGAAGGTGCGGTGTTTATGGCGGGTGCATCTATTCAGTGGCTGCGTGACGAGATGAAGCTGATTAGCGATGCCTTCGACTCCGAATACTTTGCGACCAAAGTGAAGGACACCAACGGTGTGTACGTGGTGCCAGCGTTCACCGGCCTGGGCGCACCGTACTGGGATCCCTATGCACGCGGTGCGATTTTCGGTCTGACGCGTGGTGTGAACTCGAACCACATTATTCGCGCCACCCTGGAATCCATTGCCTACCAGACGCGCGACGTGCTGGAAGCGATGCAGGCAGACTCCGGCATTCGTCTGCACGCCCTGCGCGTGGACGGCGGCGCGGTAGCGAATAACTTCCTGATGCAGTTCCAGTCCGACATTCTGGGTACCCGCGTTGAGCGCCCTGAAGTGCGTGAAGTCACGGCGCTGGGTGCGGCATATCTTGCCGGTCTGGCGGTAGGCTTCTGGCAGAACCTGGACGAGCTGCAGGAAAAAGCGGTTATCGAGCGCGAGTTCCGCCCGGGCATCGAAACCACCGAGCGCAACTTCCGCTACAGCGGCTGGAAGAAAGCAGTGAAGCGCGCCCTGGCGTGGGAAGAGCACGACGAGTAA